The genomic stretch AGTATGGAGTCGCATATTAAGCACAAGACCATCCATATAAGGATAACTCTTACCACATGTGGTACAATGAGGCATTTTGAGGCTCACTCTCGCTTCCAAAGCTTCTCCCACGCAGAGCACAAGTTTGACCCGAGAGGAACTGCATCAGGAGGCCGTGGTGGAACGACATGCAAGTTTCTGACTTGATGTGTCTTATTTGGTTTAGTGTCTGGATACAGAGGACCTTTGGTGACTTAGAGATTCTCAGTAGTCTGGACGTGCTGGTTGCACCTTCATAACTCGCTGTATGGGGGTGGTTgaggttttggtaacatgggagTTGGAACACTTACAGATCTTTGTATCATTAATGGACTTGGCATCAACTTCTTCCCCTTGTTCCATCTTAATCAGACTAGAAAATAATAAAGAGATGGCATAGATAGGACCAGTAATATACTCAAAATAGAAAACAATGTAAGGAGGAAAGAAAGACAATACTATACCTTTTATTTGTTCACAGCTCATTCTGCTGAATTAAAAATGACAAGTAAATATCCACATAACATATGTGATGTGTGTGAAAACAGAGGATTAACATGAAGTAATGTGTTAacaaaagaatgtatgcacaaCCAAACACTTTGAGGATTATCATGTGTTATTTGATAGAGGGCCTGTCTGGAGCTTACCTTCATGGGTGATATGGCCTCAGCTGTGTCCTCACATCAGCCATGTTAGAGGAAGCTAATATCTCTTCAACTGGCTCAGCTTTCACCTTTACCATCGGACAACTCTGGAATCCTTTTTCTTCCTTTCGACAGTCGATTAGGATGGTTGTTTTCTTCGTTCTTTATAACCGGTGTCCTCAAACTTTCAGCCATGTTGCTGGTAAAGCTTCGGAGGTTTGTTGCATTTACAAAACAAGATGTTTCTATCGAAGAAACTGGACAATGGAAGGAGAATGAGCTTCTCCAGTGATGCAGAAGCTGTGGCTAGACCTCAAGTTTCACCACCAATTCTATTTGAGGCTTCATTTATTATCACTAACCTAATATTTGAGTGCCTTTCAGTTGATTTTCAGCTTTCAGCTCCTTTGACACACACCAGAGAACCATTTAATGAGAACCTATCAACACACCTGATGCTCAGGGCCACAATTTCTTGTTAGGTGATGTCATTTCCTCTTGATAATATCAAGATTTAAATACTTCTTTGGAGTTTTATGGCAGTTGGCAATCCAACTGTTATGTTGCAAGCAATAAATAATTTTCATAGTAAAAAATGTGTCTATGGATTTTCACACAAAAATTCCATCTAAAGTTCTGTGAATCTTAGTGTGAGTTTTGGTCATTAGTGGACTTTTATCACTCATTACCATGTACACAAATGAAGAGTGGATGATTATatgattttttaaatgtagaaAAATCACAGTGAAATTCCATAGAATATAATTCCCAGCACCATCTACTCTTCTCACTCCAGAATGTCACTAAAGAGCTTCGGCTTCTTTGATTCGCCTGTCTGTACTTCCTGCCACTGGGCCCGCCTCTTCACAAAGTGGGTCAGGGCAAATTTGGGCCAAACGTGACGAGCAAACTGGTCTGATCTCAGTTGTGTCTCACAAGGcactgagagggaaagagagataaaTAAGAGTCCCAGTCATAATACCCATGAGACCtggcggtcaaacagggaaagggttccaatcgtttttccaccattcatttttccaataggggattttagaaacacttaaaataagggctgtggttcgtgtaggcttaccctggcgtgatgttttgataaccatgtaaatctctctaggacaaggtgacttattaTTCATTATTaccccccaaaatgaaatgctaattagctgctaatgtggctattataaagaactacattttacattttagacatttagcagacgctcttatccagtgcatatattttttatttttttattttttttacaactacaaatgccatgatgatctggacgagactgcagAAGAGgtaaaggtaagaatctctggattaaatatctaatgttagctaaatgtagtaattaataaattggctacatttctttaaattgataATTCTGTGAACAGTCTTGTGTAATTTTTAagttgacacaatacctgttagcaaaggtgtcagttagggatgacgtgcaggagcttgcagggatttgtagttttgcatggtCTACTTTgacgctaattagcattttcgaatttAAGAGTAAATAGAGACTAATATATTGAttagtcaccttgtccgagagagatttacatggttatccaaacgtcacgccagggtaagcctacacgaaacacagcccttattttaaatgtttctaaaatcccctatgggaaataagtttgggaaaccctggtctaaaacagcgtttcccaaactctgtacTGGgggcacattttgttttttgccctagcactacacagctgattcaaataatcaactcctcaagctttgataatttttaTCAGCTATTTAGTGCTAAGGACTGACACAGAATATGATTACGCTTGCAACAACACCCCACACAATGAAatcaacattttagtcatttagcagacgctcttatccagagcgacttacaggagcaattagggttaagtgccttgctcaagggcacatcgacagatttttcacctagtctgctcggggattagaaccagcgacctttcggttactggcacaacgctcttaaccactaagctacctgccgccctcaacTCTAACCAGTAAAGGAGTACAGTGGTGCTGTTCCAGACTGCCTCCAACACACGGCTGCCATACCTGGAACAGGCCATCTGGACATACTGGCCCTAGGAGCCAAGTCAGGAcatggcagggagagggagaggacacaGGGGATTAGGGTTATGGGGACTGCTGTGAGAATATGATCAATGAAACAGCCAGCTTTGGATCATGACCATGACTAGCAGTGAGAGGACGTACTCTGTTCAGGTTATCATCTTTAACAGTGAGAGGAAATACTCTGTTCAGGTTATCATCTTTAACAGTGAGATGAAGTACTCTGTTCAGGTTATCATCTTTAACAGTGAGATGAAGTACTCTGTTCAGGTTATCATCTTTAACAGTGAGATGAAGTACTCTGTTCAGGTTATCTTTAACAATGAGAGGAAGTACTCTGTTCAGGTTATCATCTCTCGCACAGGTCCTACCTCCAGTCTCCTCAGGATCTTGCCCCTCCCCTTATCGCTGTATGATGTCACCAGGAGCTGGAGAACGTGGCTGCCTGATTGGTCGGTTCCCAGGGTCAGGTGGTCAGAGGGGGTCAGAGAGCGGAGGCTGTTCAGGAGCAGGGAGCGGTCTTTAAACTTGGCCAGCGATTGGACCAGACGGGAGCCAAGGTAACAGATAGAGGATAGGGGGCACTAAAGAGGGAGATACAAAGGACAGTGGTGTTGGTCTCTACATTGGTAGACACGTAGTATGCTTTCATAAATAACAAAAGACTGTGAGCTTTGGTGTCAGGTACAAAAGTACTCACATTTTTGTAGGGTTTGCATTCAGAATATCAAGTTAATACAGTAACTTCGAGACCAATACCTCTGTTTCGCCCTCTGCTGTGCCCTCTGCTGTCTCTGAGCTGTAGTACACCTCGTGTGTGAGCAGCGACAggaagagaggcaggcaggcggtGTGTCGGGAGGCAGGTTCAGCACAGTGAAAAGCACTGAGGAGGCGTTGCATCATCTCTCGCCGTTTCTCCTCCCGCTCTGCACAGCTGTCTGTCAGCTGGACGATCACACCCATGTGACCTGCCGCCAAGATGGCCTCCAGACCCTAGGCTAGCTCATCGAACACCTTCAGAAACTGTGGAAAGGGGAgcgggaggaagggagaggagagaaagaagtaGAAGGTATAGAGTTCCTACTGTCACTGTAAACCTGTGTTCTGTATGAACTCTGATGAATACCAACAAAACAGATTATATTCAGCAGTATCTACCATCTTATGGATTTGGGGACTAATAGTATGGTATTTGTGTGAACAATGCTACTAAGTAACAATGATGTATACACAGAAATAACTATAGGGGGTATACATATTGGCATACAACTTTGTAATTGGTGGAAGCTGCTGTCAGTCTCTGTATTGGGAAGTTAGCGATTGGATGGATGGCCAGGGTGGCCAGCTGACCCTGGAGGTGGTTCTTATAGAGGTGCCGGAGCAAGGCCTTGTGGGACAGCTGGATGACTGTCTCAATGAGCCAACTAGAAGCCTGGTCTTTCAGAAACACAAAGAGaggactgagagaaagagagagacagagagacatacgaCACATTGGATTCAAAACCACAAGGACATAGAAACATTGACTTAGGTCTGTGAGACTTCCTCTAATCACCTAACTCCAGGAGCAGAGGTGAGTGATGTCAGGTACTTCACGATGCCTTTGGTGAGAAGTTTGCAGAGTTTGGGCCGGTTTCTGTGACACACCGTCAACATGGTCTGGAACACAATACTAGCCACAGCATCGGTCATACACACTGatggagagacggaagaggagagaTAGGTCATGTAATGTCACTGTGACAAAATGTCTCCAATAGTatgtactacagtgagggaaaaaagtatttgatcccctgctgattttgtatgtttgcccactgacaaagaaatgatcagtctataattttaatggtaggtttatttgaacagtgagagacagaataacaacaaacaaatccagaaaaacgcatgtcaaaaatgttataaattgatttgcattttaatgagggaaataagtatttgaccccctctcaatcagaaagatttctggctcccaggtgtcttatatacaggtaacgagctgagattaggagcacactcttaaagggagtgctcctaatctcagcttgttacctgtataaaagacacctgtccacagaagcaatcaatcaatcagattccaaactccaccatggccaagaccaaagagctctccaaggatgtcagggacaagattgtagacctacacaaggctggaatgggctacaagaccatcgccaaacagcttggtgagaaggtgataacagttggtgcgattattcgcaaatggaagaaacacaaaagaactgtcaatctccctcggcctggggcaccatacaagatctcaccttgtggagttgcaatgatcatgagaacggtgaggaatcagcccagaactacacgggaggatcttgtcaatgatttcaaggcagctgggaccatagtcaccaagaaaacaattggtaacacactacgccttgaaggactgaaatcctgcagtgcccgcaaggtccccctgctcaagaaagcacagatacaggcccgtctgaagtttgccaatgaacatctgaatgattcagaggagaactgggtgaaagtgttgtggtcagatgagaccaaaatcgagctctttggcatcaactcaactcgccatatttggaggaggaggaatgctgcctatgaccccaagaacaccatccccaccgtcaaacatggaggtggaaacattatgctttgggggtgtttttctgctaaggggacaggacaacttcaccgcatcaaagggacgatggatggggccatgtaccgtcaaatcttgggtgagaacctccttccctcagctagggcattgaaaatgggtcgtggctgggtattccagcatgacaatgacccaaaccacacggccaaggcaacaaaggagtggctcaagaagaagcacattaaggtcctggagtggcctagccagtctccagactttaatcccatagaaaatctgtggagggagctgaaggttcgagttcccaaacgtcagcctcgaaaccttaataacttggagaagatctgcaaagaggagtgggacaaaatccatcctgagatgtgtgcaaacctggtggccaactacaagaaacatctgacctctgttattgccaacaagggttttgccaccaagtactaagtcatggtttgcagaggggtcaaatacttatttccctcattaaaatgcaaatcaatttataacatttttgacatgcgtttttctggatttgtttgttgttattctgtctctcactgttcaaataaacctaccattaatcatgtctttgtcagtgggcaaacgtacaaaatcagcaggggatcaaatacttttttctctcactgtatgaACATCTACTATGAAGATGTGCAATGTGCAATGTGGGGCTTAgttttatatatactgtagcttgaTGACAGAAGCCTTGCGATTGAACTTGTCCATCAAGGAGGTAGACAGGGTTTTCAATTCCCACCAAAATGACGTGGCCATCTCAAAGTATGTCAGCTGAGTGGTGACATTCCTGTCCTTTACACCTGAAACAAAATACACAGATAAGATAAGTtagtgtgtatgagtgtatgtTTGGATaatcgtttgtgtgtgtgtacctgagcgTGCTGTATTGGTGCGGGCTGGACAAGGCAGCCTGCCAGTACATTTATGAGCGTGCGAGCTACGTGGGAGCCATGTGTGTGTCTGATGAACTCTACACAGTGCTCCCTCACTACGCAACACAGGGACAGAACCTGGGCCTCCAGTATCCCATAATCCTCCCCTTTTGTCTCTGCATCTCCTTCTGTGGTGGCTGACATAAACAAGTAAGATTCATTATATGTGTCATTCTATTAGACCTTAATGAAGTTACCTAAAACAAGACATTTCAGGGCCTAGGTGTTTTTTTCAGATTGGTCACCATCAGATTCACCTCTCCATCTGGGCATCTGTCTGAGGGCGCTCTCCACGACGTGACCCCCACATTTGTCACATGACACTGTCTTGAACTCCAACCCGGATTCTCCGCCAAGCTTGGCCAGCACGTCCCCCACCTGGCCGGGGCTAGCCAATGGGAGCAGCTGCTGGAGGGTGACACTTCTGGTCACATCCATGGCAACCAGGGCGGCCTACCCTTTGATCTCCGTTAGCACGTTCTCCACAAAGAGAACtacaagggagggaggaagaaatAAAGATATGTTGTAAAGGCCACAGAAAtgtacatttacacacacacaatttctcCCCCAATCCCCTCCCCCTGTGCAAGGTCATtcatctcacctctctcctcatcctctgtgaAGCCTTCGCTGAGTCTCTCTCCCACTCTGCGGAAGTAGCCCACACTCAAGGCATCCAGATGCTTCCTGGCACCTCCTTCTtcgcctcctcctcttccacccctACCTCCTATTCCACccactcctcttctctttctctctccatcttctcctcGTTCACCCGCTTCTCCTCTTCTTCcactcccatctcctcctcttcctcctcctccactcgctcctcctcctctcctcctcctcttccacctcctaattctctctccatctctaaaaTGTTTCCTCTTCAGTCCTCCCTCTCGCCACTGGTTATTTTCTTCAATTTTAGCCAACATTTTAAAATACACAAATGTAAATTGATCACTGGTGTACTGGGGTCTTCATCCTGATAAAGAATGTGCATGCTGTTGAGTATGATGAAAAACAAATTTTTACCCCTGGTCTCTCTAGGAAGCTACGAGTTAACTGACAAGCCAAGATAATTTTTTTgtcaataaaaaaatacaattttgacCACTTTCGTTGAAGGAGTGGTCAACAAATTAAGAATATGTCTGATCTGAATCTGCTTTTGGTgaagctacctaacgttagctaataaGAACCATGGTCATGGAAGCCGGCTACAACCCCTTTCAGCCTATTCAAATCGCCTACATTGTTCATCTTTATTAATATCTTATAACTTTACCATAGGAGTCAACTCAGTAGCAAGATATATTACAATATAAATGTTACCAAATGCAGCCAGCACGCTAGCTAATAGTACAACTCACATGTGAAGTGATGGCAAAAATATTtttaactaacccaagatagttcATCTTTGTCGTTTACAGTGGGAGCAAATgaagcatagtgggcagaacaagcaaggagttGGGCAAAGCCAAGCACGAGCAAgtcgagatcctattggcgcgttgtagcgtgtatttgcatatttccattagggaacgcctcctctgtgaagtgcgcgtgtgcacaaATTTAATTCAACCTTGCACTgcttctaaacaacgcaattaaAAAAATACTTTGGCAAAGTGTCAAGTCTATAAAACTTTGTGAACTTTGGCAAAGTGTCAAGTCTATACAACTTAGTGAACTGTGTTCTTAACATATTCTAGTTTTAGGAACAGAAAGATGTATTGAGATCATATGTTTCATCGATAAGAAAATTTGCAGAATGTCGCCCCAGTTTTACCTAGTTCCATCCTCTCCAACTACCCTTGACTGGACTACCTCTCACAACCAtatttatggaacacaaagccttcactatttcatcctggaatatccaaggcctgaggtcatctgcctttggcctaaagagcaggaatctggacttcaccaaagaaatcggaaatacagacattgtcatcctacaagaaacatggtatagaggagacggacccactggttgccctctaggttacagagagctggtagtcccatccaccaaactaccaggtgtgaaacagggaagggactcagggggtatgctaatttggtatagagcagacctaacatttggttagaaattcaaaaggaaattatctcaactgagaaaaatgtcctcctgtgtgccacctatatccccccactagaatccccatactttaatgaagacagtttctccatcctggagggggaaatcaatcatttccagacccagggacatgtactagtctgtggcgacctaaatgccagaactggacaagaacctgacaccctcagcacacaggggcacaaacacctacctggaggtgacagcattccctcccccatatgcccccctaggcacaactacgacaacataaccaacaaaaacgggtcacgactcctgcagctctgtcgcacactgggtatgtacatagtcaatggtaggcttcgaggggactcctatggtaggtacacctatagctcatctcttggcagtagtactgtagactactttatcactgacctcaacccagagtctctcagagcgttcacagtcagcccactgacacccctatcagaccacagcaaaatcacagtatacttgaacagagcaatactcaatcatgaggcatcaaagccaaaggaactgaataatattaagaaatgctatagatggaaggaaagtagtgttgaaacctaccaaaaaacaattaggaaacaacaaattcaatccattctagacaacttcctggacaaaacgttccactgtaatagtgaaggtgtaaacttggcagaagaaaacctaaacagtatatttgacctctcagcttccctatcaaatcgaAAAATCTCtataacagaaaaccaaagaaaagttttaacagtgataaatggtttgatgaagaatgcaaaaacctaagaaagaaattgagaaacctatccaaccaaaaacatagagacccagaaaacctgagcctacgccttcactatggtgaatcactaaaacaatacagaaatacactacggaaaaagaaggaacagcatgtcagaaatcagctcaatgtaattgaagaatccatagactctaaccacttctgggaaaattggaaaacactaaacaaacaacaacacgaagagctatctatccaaaatggagatgtatgggtaaaccacttctccaatctttttggccctataacagagaacaagcagcaaaaaaatatacatgatcaaatgcaaatcttagaatcaactattaaagactaccagaacccactggattctccaattacattgaatgaactacagaacAAAAtgcaaaccctccaacccaaaaagtcctgtggtgttgatggtatcctcaatgaaatgataaaatatacagaccacaaatttcaattagctatacttaaactctttaacatcatccttagctctggcatcttccccaatatttggaaccaaggactgatcaccccaatccacaaaagtggagacaaatttgaccccaataactaccgtgggatatgcgtcaacagcaaccttgggaaaatcctctgcattatcattaacagcagactagttcatttcctcagtgaaaacaatgtactgagcaaatgtcaaattggctttttaccaaattaccgtacgacagaccacgtattcaccctgcacaccctaattgacaaactaacaaaccaaaacaaaggcaaagtcttctcatgctttgttgatttcaaaaaagcttttgactcaatttggcatgagggtctgctatacaaattgatggaaagtggggttgggggaaaaacatacgacattataaaatccatgtacacaaacaacaagtgtgcggttaaaaatggcaaaaaaacacacacatttctttccacggggccgtggggtgagacagggatgcagtttaagccccaccctcttcaacatatatatcaacgaattggcgagggcactagaacagtctgcagcacccggcctcaccctactagaatctgaagtcaaatgtcttctgtttgctgatgatctggtgcttctgtcaccaaccaaggagggcctacagcagcacctagatcttctgcacagattctgtcagacctgggccctgacagtaaatatcagtaagacaaaaataatggtgttccaaaaaaggtccagttgccaggaccacaaatacaaattccatctagacaccgttgccctagagcacacaaaaaactatacatacctcggcctaaacatcagcgccacaggtaacttccacaaagctgtgaacgatctgagagacaaggcaagaagggccttctatg from Coregonus clupeaformis isolate EN_2021a chromosome 21, ASM2061545v1, whole genome shotgun sequence encodes the following:
- the LOC121534502 gene encoding LOW QUALITY PROTEIN: nucleolar protein 9-like (The sequence of the model RefSeq protein was modified relative to this genomic sequence to represent the inferred CDS: substituted 1 base at 1 genomic stop codon), which gives rise to MDVTRSVTLQQLLPLASPGQVGDVLAKLGGESGLEFKTVSCDKCGGHVVESALRQMPRWRATTEGDAETKGEDYGILEAQVLSLCCVVREHCVEFIRHTHGSHVARTLINVLAGCLVQPAPIQHAQTMLTVCHRNRPKLCKLLTKGIVKYLTSLTSAPGVSPLFVFLKDQASSWLIETVIQLSHKALLRHLYKNHLQGQLATLAIHPIANFPIQRLTAASTNYKVFLKVFDELAXGLEAILAAGHMGVIVQLTDSCAEREEKRREMMQRLLSAFHCAEPASRHTACLPLFLSLLTHEVYYSSETAEGTAEGETECPLSSICYLGSRLVQSLAKFKDRSLLLNSLRSLTPSDHLTLGTDQSGSHVLQLLVTSYSDKGRGKILRRLEGQYVQMACSRYGSRVLEAVWNSTTVLLYWLELRAAVPCETQLRSDQFARHVWPKFALTHFVKRRAQWQEVQTGESKKPKLFSDILE